Proteins encoded together in one Caldicellulosiruptor saccharolyticus DSM 8903 window:
- a CDS encoding Rpn family recombination-promoting nuclease/putative transposase, whose product MSSEIPPMERDTTFKFLLKDKKELLVLVKDILRYSWADEIDEESIEFDDSEFVTQKLSQLRADIVAKAKLKGREVYFYILIENQSTVKRDMAQKILKYMVSLWWKELSKGAENLPPVIPIVVYN is encoded by the coding sequence TTGAGCTCTGAAATTCCACCAATGGAGCGTGATACCACTTTTAAGTTCTTGCTCAAAGACAAAAAAGAGCTACTTGTGCTTGTAAAAGACATTCTCAGATACAGCTGGGCAGATGAAATAGATGAGGAGTCTATAGAATTTGATGACAGCGAATTTGTAACACAGAAGCTATCCCAGCTCAGAGCTGATATTGTTGCAAAAGCAAAGCTAAAAGGAAGAGAAGTATATTTTTATATCCTGATAGAGAACCAGTCGACAGTGAAAAGGGATATGGCACAGAAGATACTGAAGTACATGGTAAGCCTGTGGTGGAAGGAACTTAGCAAAGGGGCAGAGAACCTTCCGCCTGTCATACCCATAGTTGTGTACAACTGA
- a CDS encoding IS256-like element ISCsa2 family transposase: protein MEKNEIFETAKNMAIEQVLNMYCSKDDPTRPALKQLLENLLDCFMLSERTVYLAKNENDKGNGFYGRKLATPVGSLEISVPRTRSGNFRPSILPDRYKRVDSSYTDLLMSLVANGYSESSLVQTLKSMNLPYSEDEIEKIKNDLKNELQLFKQRELPESAFALIIDGYHCEIKDNSKVKQATCYVVLGIDLEGKKDIFGIYTFFGKENKADWMRVFDDLITRGLKKVLIVVSDDFPGIIDAVRLAYPLADHQLCFVHLQRNVRKHMAKDDASVFNKELDKLRTSSADFDEAISKFKLLCEQYSSKYPRFIKGICEKAEFYLAHMRYPEDLRKYIYTTNAVESVNSMIEKIRINSGGYFQSVEVLEINIYLQRENLRRGKWKNGVPILKKCSYNILQLYNIRYEMETQNS from the coding sequence ATGGAGAAAAATGAAATTTTTGAAACCGCTAAAAATATGGCTATCGAGCAAGTATTAAATATGTATTGCTCCAAAGATGATCCTACTCGCCCAGCTTTAAAACAGCTTTTGGAAAACTTGCTCGATTGCTTTATGTTATCAGAAAGAACTGTTTACCTTGCTAAAAACGAAAACGATAAAGGCAATGGTTTTTACGGCAGAAAACTTGCAACACCTGTTGGCAGCCTTGAAATTTCTGTTCCTCGCACACGCTCTGGTAACTTTCGACCTTCCATTCTCCCTGACCGCTACAAAAGGGTTGACAGCTCATACACTGACCTGCTCATGTCTTTAGTCGCCAATGGTTACTCAGAAAGTTCTCTTGTCCAAACTCTTAAAAGCATGAATCTGCCTTATTCTGAAGACGAAATCGAAAAAATCAAAAACGATCTTAAAAACGAGCTTCAACTTTTCAAACAAAGAGAACTTCCTGAAAGTGCTTTTGCTCTTATCATTGACGGTTACCATTGCGAAATTAAAGATAACTCAAAAGTTAAACAAGCTACTTGCTATGTCGTGCTTGGCATTGATTTAGAAGGCAAAAAAGATATCTTCGGTATCTACACTTTCTTCGGCAAAGAAAACAAAGCCGATTGGATGAGAGTCTTTGACGACTTAATTACAAGAGGTCTTAAAAAAGTCTTAATAGTTGTAAGCGATGATTTTCCAGGCATTATCGATGCTGTTAGACTCGCTTATCCCCTTGCCGACCATCAACTATGTTTTGTTCACCTTCAACGCAATGTCAGAAAACATATGGCAAAAGATGATGCTTCCGTTTTCAACAAAGAGCTTGATAAACTAAGAACTTCCTCTGCTGATTTTGACGAAGCTATTTCAAAGTTCAAACTTCTTTGTGAGCAATACTCCTCAAAATATCCTCGATTCATAAAAGGTATTTGCGAAAAAGCAGAGTTCTATCTTGCACATATGAGGTATCCTGAAGATTTAAGAAAGTACATTTATACTACTAATGCTGTAGAAAGCGTAAACAGTATGATTGAAAAGATAAGAATAAACTCCGGTGGTTATTTTCAATCTGTAGAAGTTTTAGAGATAAACATATATTTACAAAGAGAAAACTTGCGTCGGGGCAAGTGGAAAAACGGAGTACCTATTCTTAAAAAATGTAGTTACAATATATTACAGCTCTACAATATACGCTATGAAATGGAAACACAAAATTCTTGA
- a CDS encoding ATP-binding protein codes for MKRFINRRQELDFLEKQYREQNSSLVIIYGRRRIGKTALIKKFIEDKPAIYFLASEEAESQNIEYYKKAVGNFLKNPLIERLSGVGWDDIFDVIINAKINKKTVIVFDEFQNLCKTNPAFASIVQRIWDEKLKNHNFMLILSGSLVGMMQEHALSYSSPLYGRRTGQIKLKQFSFKEAKEFFPEASDDQFIWIYSIVGGVPKYLEMFKFEGDIYKAIEENILSRQSFLYEEPLFLLEKEVHEVGSYFSIIKSIALGNHKLSQIAQSLSTAQTKLTKYLNTLIDLDIVRREVPVTEEYPEKSKRGLYFINDNFIDFWFKFVYPYREQLELDNTEYVIENIKSKIVTNHISFIYEEVCRQILMDLIKTKEIDIQLDRIGKWWDSKSEIDIVGISKNTGHVVFGECKYSQRVVDIDVFFNLKKKAENIKVFPEQKELYILFSRTGFSERLLEFAKETENLILIKFP; via the coding sequence ATGAAAAGATTTATAAACCGCAGACAGGAACTTGATTTTTTAGAGAAACAGTACCGAGAGCAAAATTCATCACTTGTTATTATTTATGGGAGAAGGAGAATTGGCAAGACTGCACTTATTAAAAAATTTATTGAAGATAAGCCAGCTATTTATTTTTTGGCTTCTGAGGAGGCAGAGAGTCAAAACATAGAGTATTATAAAAAAGCTGTAGGCAATTTTTTAAAAAATCCTTTGATTGAAAGGTTATCTGGCGTAGGTTGGGATGATATTTTTGATGTTATAATAAACGCAAAAATTAATAAAAAAACGGTGATAGTATTTGATGAATTTCAAAACTTGTGCAAAACAAACCCAGCCTTTGCTTCGATTGTTCAAAGAATCTGGGATGAGAAACTAAAAAACCACAATTTTATGCTTATTTTGAGTGGTTCTTTGGTTGGCATGATGCAAGAACATGCTCTTTCTTATTCAAGTCCTTTGTACGGTAGAAGAACAGGACAAATAAAGCTGAAGCAGTTTTCATTCAAAGAAGCAAAAGAGTTTTTCCCTGAAGCATCAGATGACCAATTTATATGGATATATTCCATCGTTGGCGGTGTTCCAAAATATTTAGAGATGTTCAAGTTTGAAGGCGATATTTACAAGGCAATTGAAGAAAATATTCTAAGCAGACAGAGCTTTTTATATGAAGAGCCTTTGTTTTTGCTTGAAAAAGAAGTTCATGAGGTAGGAAGCTATTTTTCGATAATTAAAAGCATTGCTCTTGGGAACCATAAACTCAGCCAGATTGCCCAGAGCCTTTCTACAGCGCAAACAAAACTTACAAAGTATTTAAATACTTTGATAGACCTTGATATTGTAAGAAGAGAGGTTCCAGTAACAGAAGAGTATCCAGAAAAGAGCAAAAGAGGGTTATATTTTATAAACGATAATTTCATAGATTTTTGGTTTAAGTTTGTATATCCATACAGAGAACAATTAGAACTTGACAATACTGAATATGTAATTGAAAATATCAAGTCAAAAATTGTGACAAATCACATAAGTTTTATTTATGAAGAAGTTTGCAGGCAGATTTTGATGGATTTAATAAAAACAAAAGAGATTGATATTCAGTTAGACAGAATAGGCAAGTGGTGGGATTCAAAGTCAGAGATTGATATAGTAGGAATTAGTAAAAACACAGGCCATGTTGTTTTTGGTGAATGCAAATATTCGCAAAGAGTAGTTGATATTGATGTATTTTTTAACTTAAAGAAAAAAGCAGAAAATATAAAAGTATTTCCTGAGCAAAAAGAACTTTATATTCTCTTTAGCAGAACAGGATTTTCAGAAAGGCTTTTGGAGTTTGCGAAAGAGACAGAGAATTTGATACTGATAAAGTTTCCATAG
- a CDS encoding RpnC/YadD family protein, which yields MEAFETFKDDVFRYRVVDVSEVDVKKILQEEKDLLTPIIFYLEQVREDRDELIRRLLEVEKNVEKLSNENIDRFLRWAYYIIRPRLLEEQKEEYERVAERVKQGGGKNMGEFISNVARLLDEARAKDFNLGLQQGRLVKNFVFPFHSVYCRAVIYCNYIF from the coding sequence ATGGAAGCATTTGAGACTTTCAAGGATGATGTATTCAGATACAGAGTAGTAGATGTGTCTGAAGTAGATGTCAAAAAGATTCTTCAAGAGGAGAAGGACTTGCTAACGCCGATAATATTTTATTTAGAGCAGGTAAGAGAAGACAGGGATGAGCTTATAAGAAGGCTTTTAGAGGTTGAGAAGAATGTAGAGAAACTGAGCAATGAGAACATAGACAGATTTTTAAGGTGGGCATATTACATAATACGACCGAGGCTGCTGGAAGAGCAAAAAGAGGAGTATGAAAGGGTAGCAGAAAGAGTTAAACAAGGGGGTGGCAAAAATATGGGTGAATTTATATCAAATGTAGCAAGACTTCTTGATGAAGCAAGAGCAAAAGATTTCAACCTTGGACTGCAACAAGGGAGACTTGTCAAGAATTTTGTGTTTCCATTTCATAGCGTATATTGTAGAGCTGTAATATATTGTAACTACATTTTTTAA